The Hyphomonadaceae bacterium ML37 genome includes a region encoding these proteins:
- a CDS encoding translocation/assembly module TamB domain-containing protein yields the protein MTPASPAPKRRRRWRGWAIGVGATLTTLLVILAVVIVSGLLLLSGPFGRELVRETVNGREIAGYGEVEIGAVSGNVLGRFEIDRIRVRDADGVWLDARDVTIAWSPWTLRRYVLRIETFTVSEVAMSRRPVRAERPPSDGGFDLSRLPGIRVGEARFDAIRLAEGVAGPAAVYALSGDLRHDGGRWLGELDAQRTDAVGDRLLAEIDFSDTIILDARFDAPPGGLLSRLLDAETQGATGVVTASGTLDEGAGDAEIYIGDDLAVDARLTWANRVAQASGQVRPDAWSRLARISQLLGGTLSVEARAPLGREGITAPDISGLTALIEAPNARLQVAMTAPRIGQIELEARSALVALATNDAVQAEHLAIDGVADLSGENPVFTGEIAGRAVTLPGGIRMGAVSGPVSTQGGLDAPRINTELAVTGASYDVDALDRLIGQTPQIAADFTFVREDTSIEMHSYVARLPTGVFSGSGGVSVPERRWRMAAQSDRARFNRLVDLIEGEGAIALNAAGDFAGALNFDAQLDGFTPAGELAERLEAPLSAAVSGRREAGSGLYLDVVSAEGPQFVLEARGEQAGDDWRFNGDLAWSGSSPLAALTLEGALEAAFKAQYGPEGLDVRLDATAGALSAGPLGITGARLRVEASGPLDALSGAGRLTGASDRGPVDVGAQFARDGETLQLSRLDGQLAAVRIDGTASVGPEIIGADLIVSPVSGFGEMSLQAELREGMIAVRAEAEDIVGEDLAYLDRFLLTLNGPLDAVAIRLEADGAYGAAFNAEADGVLRLTGEPGAQVTLDGRYGPFAIATLEPMEVQAGPVPSLDLALRIGNGELRASGAGGETPTLTASLDSVPAGILSLRRARSPVIGLLTGDLTATRTDGVWRADATLSGSGLRPLEAPDAEDLAGEVRLVLDETGLTLTASAEGVGLTARANGQIASGPVGGPDDLMRPGAALSGEALVEGEIGALAAFHLAAAQTLSGEANVSARLTGTVGTPRFEGSLGLEDGVFRDGRAGLAVEAISLLARFSESSLIVERLTATDGDAGTLSGAGEVSIGPEGLGMLEADLNVDFRRFRLAGSPDLEAIGTGDVRFQFADEEGLITGAAVIDRAEIRPPEASRPSIPYITVTEINAPGGNREARERATPIRLNYAVSAPARIFVRGPNFDTEWSMNLEITGTLDAPHVSGVINAERGRADMLGRVFQLEAGRVTLNGDPGEAQLDISLAREARDITARVRVRGTARDPRIALASTPALPEDEIAARLVFGEGAANLSAVEYAQLAASLASLSGGSAFDPLGALRQATGLDTFGVRTDSGGQTVVAGGRYLTDTVYLELESAGSDGGPTTQIEWALTRSISLLSRLRGDGDASVAVSWRTEYD from the coding sequence ATGACACCCGCCTCCCCCGCCCCGAAGCGGCGGCGCCGCTGGCGCGGCTGGGCCATCGGCGTTGGCGCGACGCTCACCACGCTGCTGGTTATTCTGGCGGTGGTGATCGTGTCCGGCTTGCTGCTGCTCAGCGGCCCCTTCGGGCGCGAGCTGGTGCGCGAGACCGTCAACGGGCGCGAGATCGCGGGCTATGGCGAGGTGGAGATCGGCGCGGTCAGCGGCAATGTGCTGGGCCGTTTCGAGATTGACCGCATCCGGGTGCGCGATGCCGACGGCGTGTGGCTCGACGCGCGCGACGTAACCATTGCCTGGTCGCCCTGGACTCTGCGCCGTTACGTGCTGCGCATCGAGACGTTCACGGTGAGCGAGGTGGCGATGTCGCGCCGTCCCGTGCGCGCCGAGCGGCCACCTTCTGACGGCGGGTTTGATCTGTCCCGCCTGCCAGGCATTCGCGTGGGCGAAGCGCGCTTTGACGCCATCCGCCTGGCCGAAGGCGTCGCCGGTCCGGCCGCCGTCTACGCCCTGTCGGGCGATTTGCGCCATGATGGCGGACGCTGGCTCGGCGAACTGGACGCCCAGCGCACTGACGCTGTGGGCGACCGCCTGCTCGCCGAGATCGATTTTTCCGACACGATCATACTGGACGCCCGCTTCGACGCGCCGCCGGGCGGCCTGCTGTCGCGCCTGCTCGACGCTGAAACCCAGGGCGCCACCGGCGTCGTCACCGCGTCCGGCACGCTGGATGAAGGGGCGGGCGACGCCGAGATCTATATCGGCGATGACCTGGCCGTAGACGCGCGCCTGACCTGGGCGAACCGTGTGGCGCAGGCGTCTGGTCAGGTCCGGCCCGACGCCTGGAGCCGGCTGGCGCGCATCTCGCAGCTCCTCGGCGGCACGCTGAGCGTGGAGGCGCGCGCGCCTTTGGGCCGCGAAGGCATCACCGCGCCCGATATCAGCGGGCTCACTGCGCTGATCGAAGCGCCCAACGCCCGGCTCCAGGTGGCCATGACCGCTCCGCGCATCGGCCAGATTGAGCTGGAGGCGCGCAGCGCGCTGGTGGCGCTGGCCACCAATGACGCGGTACAGGCCGAGCATCTGGCCATTGACGGCGTGGCGGACCTGTCAGGCGAGAATCCGGTCTTCACCGGCGAGATCGCCGGACGCGCCGTCACCCTGCCCGGCGGCATAAGGATGGGCGCTGTCAGCGGTCCGGTGTCCACGCAAGGCGGGCTGGATGCGCCGCGCATCAATACCGAGCTCGCCGTCACCGGCGCGTCCTACGATGTCGATGCGCTCGACCGCCTGATCGGCCAGACGCCACAAATCGCCGCCGACTTCACCTTCGTGCGCGAGGACACCAGCATCGAGATGCACAGCTATGTGGCGCGCCTGCCCACCGGGGTCTTCTCCGGATCAGGCGGCGTGTCGGTGCCTGAGCGCCGCTGGCGCATGGCGGCGCAATCGGACCGCGCCCGGTTCAATCGTCTCGTTGACCTGATCGAGGGCGAGGGGGCCATCGCGCTCAACGCGGCAGGCGATTTCGCCGGCGCGCTGAATTTTGACGCGCAGCTGGACGGCTTCACGCCGGCGGGCGAACTGGCCGAACGCCTGGAAGCGCCCTTGTCCGCCGCCGTGTCGGGCCGGCGCGAGGCGGGCAGCGGGCTGTATCTGGATGTGGTCAGCGCTGAAGGTCCGCAATTCGTGCTCGAGGCGCGCGGCGAGCAGGCGGGCGATGACTGGCGCTTCAACGGAGATCTGGCCTGGTCAGGCTCATCACCCCTGGCCGCCCTGACTCTCGAAGGCGCGCTGGAAGCGGCGTTCAAGGCGCAATATGGCCCCGAAGGCCTCGACGTGCGGCTGGATGCGACGGCGGGCGCGCTCAGCGCCGGTCCGCTGGGCATTACCGGCGCGCGCCTGCGCGTCGAAGCCTCGGGTCCGCTGGACGCGCTGTCCGGCGCCGGGCGCCTGACCGGCGCCAGCGACCGCGGACCGGTGGATGTGGGCGCGCAGTTCGCCCGCGACGGCGAAACCCTTCAGCTCAGCCGGCTGGACGGCCAGCTGGCGGCCGTACGTATTGACGGCACGGCTTCAGTGGGACCGGAGATTATCGGCGCCGATCTGATCGTCAGCCCGGTCAGCGGGTTTGGCGAGATGTCGCTTCAGGCCGAACTTCGCGAAGGCATGATCGCCGTGCGCGCCGAGGCGGAAGACATTGTGGGCGAGGATCTGGCCTATCTCGACCGCTTCCTCCTGACCCTCAACGGACCGCTCGACGCCGTCGCCATACGCCTGGAGGCCGACGGCGCCTATGGGGCCGCGTTCAACGCTGAAGCCGACGGCGTCCTGCGGCTGACCGGCGAGCCGGGCGCTCAAGTGACGCTGGACGGACGTTACGGCCCCTTCGCCATCGCCACGCTGGAACCCATGGAGGTGCAGGCCGGTCCCGTCCCGTCCCTCGATCTGGCTCTGCGCATCGGCAATGGCGAGCTGCGCGCGAGCGGCGCCGGGGGCGAGACGCCCACCCTCACGGCGAGCCTGGACTCGGTTCCGGCGGGCATTCTGTCCCTGCGCCGGGCGCGCAGCCCGGTCATCGGCCTGCTCACCGGCGATCTGACCGCGACCCGGACCGATGGCGTCTGGCGCGCGGACGCCACCCTGTCAGGCTCCGGCCTGCGCCCGCTCGAAGCGCCCGACGCCGAAGACCTGGCCGGTGAGGTGCGCCTGGTCCTCGACGAAACCGGCCTCACGCTGACTGCCAGCGCCGAAGGCGTCGGCCTGACGGCCCGCGCCAACGGGCAGATCGCCAGCGGGCCTGTGGGCGGGCCCGATGATCTGATGCGTCCCGGGGCTGCCTTGTCCGGCGAGGCTCTGGTGGAAGGCGAGATCGGGGCGCTGGCCGCCTTCCATCTGGCCGCCGCCCAGACCCTCTCTGGAGAGGCGAATGTCTCTGCGCGCCTGACCGGCACGGTCGGTACGCCGCGCTTTGAGGGCAGTCTGGGGCTGGAGGACGGCGTCTTCCGGGACGGCCGCGCCGGGCTGGCAGTGGAGGCGATCTCCCTGCTCGCCCGTTTCAGCGAGTCCAGCCTGATCGTGGAGCGCCTCACCGCAACCGATGGCGATGCCGGCACGCTGAGCGGCGCAGGCGAGGTGAGCATCGGGCCGGAGGGTCTGGGCATGCTGGAAGCCGATCTCAATGTCGATTTCCGCCGCTTCCGCCTGGCCGGCAGCCCGGATCTGGAAGCCATCGGCACGGGCGATGTGCGCTTTCAGTTTGCCGATGAAGAAGGCCTGATCACCGGCGCCGCCGTAATTGACCGCGCCGAGATTCGCCCGCCGGAAGCCTCGCGGCCCTCCATCCCCTACATCACCGTGACCGAGATCAACGCCCCGGGCGGCAATCGCGAAGCCCGGGAGCGCGCCACCCCGATCCGGCTGAACTACGCCGTCAGCGCCCCGGCGCGCATCTTCGTGCGCGGACCCAATTTCGACACCGAGTGGTCGATGAATCTGGAGATCACCGGCACGCTGGACGCCCCCCATGTCAGCGGCGTGATCAATGCCGAGCGCGGCCGGGCGGACATGCTGGGCCGGGTGTTCCAGCTGGAGGCCGGGCGCGTCACCCTCAATGGCGATCCGGGCGAAGCCCAGCTCGACATCTCGCTGGCGCGCGAGGCCCGCGACATCACCGCGCGCGTGCGCGTGCGGGGCACGGCGCGCGATCCGCGCATCGCGCTGGCCTCGACGCCCGCCCTGCCAGAAGACGAGATCGCCGCCCGGCTGGTGTTCGGCGAGGGCGCAGCCAATCTCAGCGCGGTGGAGTACGCCCAGCTCGCCGCATCTCTGGCGTCGCTGTCGGGCGGATCGGCCTTTGATCCGCTGGGCGCCCTGCGCCAGGCCACCGGGCTCGACACGTTCGGGGTACGCACCGATTCGGGCGGTCAGACCGTGGTGGCCGGCGGGCGCTATCTCACCGACACGGTGTATCTGGAGCTGGAAAGCGCCGGGTCCGATGGCGGTCCGACCACGCAGATCGAGTGGGCGCTGACGCGCTCGATCTCGCTCCTGTCGCGCCTGCGCGGCGATGGCGACGCGTCGGTGGCGGTGAGCTGGCGCACAGAGTACGACTGA
- a CDS encoding efflux RND transporter periplasmic adaptor subunit → MTRAAAMVSLAVMLIIAACSPPPVETEPVPRLARVETVSSGDAAALREFVGRVEPRLSVDLAFQVGGRLADFPVVEGQILPEGEVVARLDAADFARAVRQAEVQRQQASQNLERQRTLNERGIASDAALEQAQTEFDLQSVSLETARQNLRYATINAPFQGLVSRRLVDNFTTVAAGQPVARLQDMSELRVAIQIPESIVAVVDQNQPAELVARFPFLPGETFPLTFRELGAEPEPASRTYTAVFALPPDLPGNILPGMTATVMVSLEALTGSEPALVRVAAGALSAAPDGGFRVWVYDPEAGQVRARDVEVGPMGGDTVVIRHGLEPGEQIVTTGVSALFDGMPIRPMQGRNGLASGR, encoded by the coding sequence ATGACCCGCGCCGCCGCCATGGTCTCTCTGGCCGTCATGCTGATCATCGCCGCCTGCAGCCCGCCGCCGGTGGAGACAGAACCCGTCCCGCGCCTGGCGCGGGTCGAGACGGTGAGCAGCGGCGACGCCGCCGCCTTGCGCGAATTTGTCGGCCGCGTGGAGCCGCGCCTGAGTGTCGATCTCGCCTTCCAGGTGGGCGGGCGCCTGGCGGACTTTCCCGTCGTGGAAGGCCAGATCCTCCCCGAAGGCGAGGTGGTCGCAAGGCTGGACGCGGCGGATTTCGCCCGCGCGGTGCGTCAGGCCGAAGTGCAGCGCCAGCAGGCCAGCCAGAATCTGGAACGCCAGCGCACGCTGAATGAGCGCGGCATCGCGTCAGACGCGGCGCTGGAACAGGCCCAGACCGAATTTGATCTGCAAAGCGTGTCATTGGAGACCGCGCGTCAGAACCTGCGCTACGCCACCATCAACGCGCCGTTTCAGGGTCTGGTTTCGCGCCGTCTGGTGGACAATTTCACCACTGTGGCCGCCGGCCAGCCGGTGGCGCGCCTGCAGGACATGAGCGAGCTGCGCGTGGCGATCCAGATCCCCGAAAGCATCGTGGCGGTGGTCGACCAGAACCAGCCCGCCGAGCTGGTCGCGCGCTTCCCCTTCCTGCCCGGGGAGACCTTCCCGCTGACCTTCCGCGAGCTGGGCGCCGAGCCGGAACCAGCCTCGCGCACCTATACGGCGGTGTTCGCCCTGCCGCCGGACCTGCCGGGCAATATCCTGCCGGGCATGACCGCCACGGTGATGGTCTCGCTTGAGGCCCTGACCGGGTCCGAACCGGCGCTGGTGCGCGTGGCGGCCGGCGCGCTCAGCGCCGCGCCGGACGGGGGTTTCCGCGTCTGGGTCTATGACCCGGAGGCGGGACAGGTGCGTGCCCGTGACGTCGAGGTCGGCCCCATGGGCGGCGACACGGTGGTGATCCGCCACGGGCTGGAGCCGGGCGAGCAGATCGTCACCACCGGCGTCAGCGCCCTGTTCGACGGCATGCCTATCCGCCCCATGCAGGGGCGCAACGGTCTTGCTTCCGGCCGCTAG
- a CDS encoding efflux RND transporter permease subunit, producing the protein MADIKTNAAMSVARLSIEKPVLTWMVILACFFGGIYGINTVAQLEDPAFTIKQALVYTAYPGASAEEVEREVTERLETAIQQMPQLEAVYSKSQPGISEITVEIADRYDSGDLTQIWDELRKRLSDAAPGLPPGAGEPQVIDDFGDVYGIFYAVTAPGYTDAEVRDIAALLRRELLVTDGVSKVSTDGVPEERIYIEIPQENLVRLGLPVGQVLETLSSENVVVSAGEVTAGDLRVRVDMPGSIGGVESISNLLISPRDSGQTLRLSDLGDVIRAPVERAEVYIFHNGEAAFTLGVSGLPTANIVDVGRAVEARLALIAQELPLGVEIAPIYQQHRVVDSSINNFLISLTLSVGIVIGVLCLTMGWRAGVAVGSVLLLTVMGTLFFMSVFGITMQRISLGALIIAMGMLVDNALVVTENMQVAVQRGVKRLKAAEDAAANTQWPLLGATVIGIMAFSGIGLSPDSTGEFLFSLFAVIAISLMLSWVLALTVGPMIAYHLFKSERGTVADPYSGRLYRGYGAILTGALKRRWITMGVLAAITVTSYWGFGFVKASFFPNSNTPMFFVSLTQAQGTDVLASRDLARDLARWAGGQPGVTQVDAFAGRGATRFMLTYNTEQPNAAFAQLIVQTEDMSDIPDVEARILDYLAQDYPHVQARSDRIVFGPPSGAQLEARFQGPDSHVLRELGETAIVRLREEADVRDLRTNWRNQALILTPQIIEARTRTVGVTRGDIGEALRLATDGDQIGVYREGIDLIPIVARAPASERAQPDNLSDRLIWSPAQYAYVPMSQVVSGFTLEAEETLILRRDKVRTLTVQANPRPGETAAQAFARFSAVVTAMDLPRGYSVEWGGEYEANQMANESLGGVLPISFLVMLAVSFLLFMTVRQPLIVWLIVPMSIVGVTAGLLATGIAFSFTALLGLLSLSGMLIKNAIVLIDEIDRRIREGEAPWGALVDGSVSRLRPVLLAAGTTILGMTPLLGDAFFQGMAMTIISGLAFASIITLVAVPVIYALFFAIRAPKSDARSEAGPDSARLQ; encoded by the coding sequence ATGGCGGACATAAAGACCAACGCCGCCATGTCTGTGGCGCGCCTGTCCATCGAAAAGCCGGTGCTGACCTGGATGGTCATCCTGGCCTGTTTCTTTGGGGGGATTTACGGGATCAACACGGTCGCCCAGCTGGAAGATCCGGCCTTCACCATCAAGCAGGCGCTGGTCTACACCGCCTATCCCGGCGCGTCCGCTGAAGAGGTGGAGCGCGAGGTGACCGAGCGGCTGGAAACCGCCATCCAGCAAATGCCGCAGCTGGAAGCGGTCTATTCCAAGAGCCAGCCCGGGATCAGCGAGATCACGGTGGAGATCGCCGACCGGTATGACTCCGGTGACCTCACCCAGATCTGGGACGAGCTGCGCAAGCGCCTGAGCGACGCGGCCCCCGGCCTGCCCCCGGGCGCGGGCGAGCCGCAGGTGATTGATGATTTCGGCGACGTCTATGGCATCTTCTATGCCGTCACCGCGCCGGGCTATACCGACGCCGAAGTGCGCGACATCGCCGCGCTGCTGCGCCGCGAGCTTCTGGTCACCGATGGCGTATCGAAAGTCTCCACCGACGGCGTGCCCGAAGAGCGCATCTATATCGAAATCCCGCAGGAAAACCTGGTCCGGCTCGGCCTGCCCGTGGGCCAGGTGCTCGAAACCCTCTCCAGTGAGAATGTGGTGGTGTCCGCCGGCGAGGTGACCGCCGGCGATCTGCGGGTGCGCGTGGACATGCCCGGCTCCATCGGCGGGGTGGAATCCATTTCCAACCTGCTCATCTCGCCGCGCGATTCCGGCCAGACCCTGCGCCTGTCCGATCTGGGCGACGTGATCCGCGCGCCCGTGGAGCGCGCCGAAGTCTATATCTTCCACAATGGCGAGGCGGCGTTCACGCTGGGCGTGTCCGGCCTGCCCACCGCCAATATCGTGGATGTGGGCCGCGCGGTCGAAGCGCGCCTGGCGCTGATCGCGCAGGAGCTGCCGCTGGGCGTGGAGATCGCCCCGATCTACCAGCAGCACCGGGTGGTCGATAGCTCCATCAACAACTTCCTCATTTCGCTGACCCTGTCGGTGGGCATCGTGATCGGCGTGCTGTGCCTGACCATGGGCTGGCGCGCGGGCGTCGCCGTGGGCTCGGTGCTGCTGCTCACCGTCATGGGCACTTTGTTCTTCATGTCGGTGTTCGGCATCACCATGCAGCGCATCTCGCTGGGCGCGCTGATCATCGCCATGGGCATGCTGGTCGATAACGCCCTGGTGGTGACCGAAAACATGCAGGTCGCCGTGCAGCGCGGGGTCAAGCGCCTGAAGGCCGCCGAGGACGCCGCCGCGAATACCCAATGGCCGCTCCTGGGCGCGACCGTGATCGGCATCATGGCGTTTTCCGGCATCGGCCTGTCGCCGGACTCAACCGGCGAGTTTCTGTTTTCGCTGTTCGCCGTGATCGCCATCTCGCTGATGCTCAGCTGGGTGCTGGCGCTCACCGTGGGTCCGATGATCGCCTATCATCTGTTCAAGTCCGAACGCGGGACCGTCGCGGACCCCTATTCCGGGCGGCTTTATCGCGGCTATGGCGCGATCCTGACCGGCGCGCTGAAACGCCGCTGGATCACCATGGGCGTGCTCGCCGCCATCACCGTGACCAGCTATTGGGGCTTCGGCTTCGTCAAGGCGTCCTTCTTTCCCAATTCCAACACGCCGATGTTCTTCGTCAGCCTGACCCAGGCCCAGGGCACGGACGTGCTCGCTTCGCGCGATCTCGCCCGGGATCTGGCGCGCTGGGCCGGCGGACAGCCGGGCGTCACCCAGGTGGACGCGTTTGCGGGCCGCGGCGCCACGCGCTTCATGCTGACCTATAACACCGAGCAACCCAACGCCGCCTTCGCCCAGCTCATCGTCCAGACCGAAGACATGAGCGATATTCCGGACGTGGAAGCGCGCATTCTGGACTACCTGGCGCAGGACTATCCCCATGTGCAGGCGCGTTCGGACCGCATCGTGTTCGGCCCGCCGTCGGGCGCCCAGCTGGAGGCGCGCTTCCAGGGTCCTGATTCCCATGTCCTGCGCGAGCTGGGCGAAACGGCGATCGTACGCCTGCGCGAGGAGGCGGACGTGCGCGATCTGCGCACCAACTGGCGCAATCAGGCGCTGATCCTGACGCCGCAGATCATCGAGGCGCGCACGCGCACGGTGGGCGTCACACGCGGCGATATCGGCGAGGCGCTGCGCCTGGCCACAGACGGCGACCAGATCGGCGTCTACCGCGAAGGCATCGACCTCATCCCCATTGTGGCGCGCGCGCCGGCCAGCGAACGCGCCCAGCCGGACAATCTGTCCGACCGGTTGATCTGGAGCCCGGCGCAGTACGCCTATGTGCCCATGAGCCAGGTGGTGTCGGGCTTCACGCTGGAAGCCGAAGAGACGCTGATCCTGCGCCGCGACAAGGTGCGCACCCTGACCGTCCAGGCCAATCCCCGGCCCGGCGAGACGGCGGCCCAGGCCTTCGCCCGCTTCTCAGCCGTGGTGACCGCCATGGATCTGCCCCGCGGCTATAGCGTGGAATGGGGCGGCGAGTATGAAGCCAACCAGATGGCGAATGAATCGCTGGGCGGGGTGCTGCCCATCAGCTTCCTGGTCATGCTGGCGGTAAGCTTCCTGTTGTTCATGACCGTGCGCCAGCCGCTCATCGTCTGGCTGATCGTGCCCATGTCCATCGTGGGCGTGACGGCGGGCCTGCTCGCGACCGGGATCGCTTTTTCCTTCACCGCGCTTCTGGGCCTTCTGTCCCTGTCAGGCATGCTGATCAAGAACGCCATCGTGCTGATCGACGAGATCGACCGGCGCATCCGCGAGGGCGAAGCGCCCTGGGGCGCGCTGGTGGATGGCTCGGTCAGCCGTCTGCGGCCGGTCCTGTTGGCGGCGGGGACCACCATTCTGGGCATGACGCCGCTTCTGGGCGACGCCTTCTTCCAGGGCATGGCGATGACCATCATCTCCGGCCTGGCCTTCGCCAGCATCATCACGCTGGTGGCGGTGCCGGTGATCTACGCGCTGTTCTTCGCGATCCGCGCGCCGAAGTCTGACGCCCGGTCTGAGGCCGGCCCTGACTCCGCCCGGCTTCAGTAG
- a CDS encoding TetR/AcrR family transcriptional regulator has protein sequence MADTRSSTDASADTVRPATRDVILDAAERVVSREGSGRLTIDAVVRESGFSKGGVLYNFPSKQALIEGMVSRLIAQAKHDCEAALEGAEASGANPVAALLQALLTFKHANRDVAMALLAAAAESPELLDPVREMMTRIREDVIGRAPDPVMARIALLAADGIHLADLLGLDMITPDEQEAVEARLIQLVSEPSPK, from the coding sequence ATGGCTGACACCCGTTCCTCCACCGACGCCAGCGCTGACACCGTCCGGCCAGCCACGCGTGATGTGATCCTGGACGCGGCCGAACGCGTGGTATCGCGCGAAGGATCGGGACGTCTCACCATAGACGCCGTGGTGCGCGAAAGCGGCTTCTCCAAGGGCGGCGTGCTCTACAATTTCCCATCCAAGCAGGCGCTGATCGAAGGCATGGTCTCGCGCCTGATCGCCCAGGCCAAACATGATTGCGAAGCCGCGCTGGAAGGCGCCGAAGCCAGCGGCGCCAATCCTGTGGCGGCCTTGCTGCAGGCCCTGCTGACCTTCAAGCACGCCAATCGCGACGTCGCGATGGCCCTGCTCGCCGCTGCGGCGGAATCGCCCGAACTGCTCGATCCGGTGCGCGAGATGATGACGCGCATCCGCGAAGACGTGATCGGGCGCGCGCCCGATCCGGTCATGGCGCGCATCGCGCTTCTGGCCGCTGACGGCATTCATCTGGCCGACCTGCTCGGCCTCGACATGATCACCCCTGATGAGCAAGAGGCCGTTGAAGCCCGGCTCATCCAGCTGGTTTCGGAGCCCTCCCCAAAATGA
- a CDS encoding DUF1311 domain-containing protein, which yields MSLSAAAKVFAIAAVFIAAPAIADNARWASAQQSGWGGYYAATPLDECRRSAGGELEMRACLSRLLLEAESHYDITYQRLISMVTGREDSFQRATEAEALRFARETWRSYLDFQCDFEGAMLGHTYAERNLQATSCRVSLLRSQRARLAELAGQIDAGHVQPGQPTNPGQPGQPGQPGWPTDPTQCEGPFCAVETERFQQWTASCRRGGMCGAHTTAGGSGQSDHRLELRARPTGQGYDIVFTSDQHPVDGARAISVRVDGRNPVVFRPQTHYSADASGAFVLSDPDSTSRLITAMRRGGRLTVQYVDTRGQDRLATFSLMGVSRSLEWIDVRLNRPRY from the coding sequence ATGTCGTTATCCGCCGCCGCCAAAGTGTTCGCCATCGCCGCAGTCTTCATTGCGGCCCCCGCTATCGCCGATAACGCGCGCTGGGCGTCGGCCCAGCAAAGCGGATGGGGCGGCTATTACGCCGCGACGCCGCTGGACGAATGCCGCCGCTCGGCCGGGGGCGAGCTGGAAATGCGCGCCTGCCTGTCGCGCCTGCTGCTTGAAGCCGAAAGCCATTACGACATCACCTATCAGCGCCTGATCTCCATGGTCACCGGGCGCGAGGACAGCTTCCAGCGCGCCACCGAGGCCGAGGCGCTGCGCTTTGCGCGCGAAACCTGGCGCAGCTATCTCGATTTCCAGTGCGATTTTGAAGGCGCGATGCTGGGCCATACCTATGCCGAGCGGAATCTGCAGGCGACGTCCTGCCGTGTGTCCTTGCTGCGCTCCCAGCGCGCACGCCTGGCCGAGCTCGCCGGCCAGATCGATGCGGGCCATGTCCAGCCAGGACAGCCGACCAATCCCGGACAGCCGGGCCAACCGGGACAGCCGGGATGGCCCACAGACCCCACCCAGTGCGAGGGTCCGTTCTGCGCGGTGGAGACCGAGCGCTTCCAGCAATGGACGGCCAGCTGCCGGCGCGGCGGGATGTGCGGCGCCCATACCACGGCGGGCGGAAGCGGCCAGTCCGATCACCGGCTGGAGCTGCGCGCCCGGCCGACGGGTCAGGGCTATGACATCGTGTTCACCTCGGACCAGCACCCGGTAGACGGCGCGCGCGCCATTTCGGTGCGCGTCGATGGCCGCAACCCGGTGGTGTTCCGGCCCCAGACCCACTACTCGGCCGATGCGTCGGGCGCGTTCGTGCTGTCTGATCCCGATTCCACCTCCCGCCTGATCACCGCCATGCGCCGCGGCGGCCGTCTCACCGTCCAATATGTCGACACGCGCGGCCAGGACCGGCTGGCGACCTTCTCGCTGATGGGCGTGAGCCGGTCGCTGGAGTGGATCGATGTGCGCCTGAACCGCCCGCGCTACTGA